The Rhodamnia argentea isolate NSW1041297 chromosome 10, ASM2092103v1, whole genome shotgun sequence sequence tggaatctaCTTTGCATACTtaggaacctaccctatcacaggtTCCAAGATCGGTTCTAGGTCTACCTTGGTTCCACctttattcttaattgaacgagtACAATAAATTATCACCTCTAAGGAGCActatttgctgctacaatccaTTAACCATAACTCTTATTTATATACACgaagaatataaaatattaataaaataaaagtctcgATCATGAATATCGTCGAGAAACTTAGGCTAATGGTTCCGGATTACATGCTTATTATTGGACGCCATGGAATATGGCAGAATCGTGCGAaaatatagaacaagaaaaatacaaaatcttGTTCTAGATTCCACCTCTTAGCACCTCTGTTGGAACCAGCTTCACAATTTTTAGAACCTAAAATCTATATTGCATATCCTGAAACTTACCATGTTTCTCTTGGTTTGGTTCTTCGGTTCCCAATTCTATCTTGGAACCGTACTCACCCCTAGTTGTGGCAACGGCTACGGGAGCCTTTtcaattgaaagggaaaatccAAGTTGATATGCGGATTCATCACATGCCAAATACATCATCTGTGGATTTGTCACGAGCCAAATCAAATGAGAGGATGATGGTTCCAAGAACCCTAATTTGGTCGGTCCACAAATGTGCTCCTCGACCATTTAGCGTGAAAGGATAACGGGCAAACATAGACATGGACTCTTTGGTTGCATTCTTAGTTATCTGGATATGAAAGTCATTGAACACAGGCAAAAGATGTGGCATAGGACAAATAAATGTCCTCTTACCACATCTCTCATTAGTCATTTCGTTTTCATGGGCGCCCCACGAAACCATTGACATGCATTGGCCTTCACTTATTCCCTTGTCTTCCACCTGCACCACACACCTCTCCCCTCTTCAATCCCCACATAAAAGACACTCCACCAAATTATTTTCCTTCGCCGATCCCGCTTCGTTGGCTGATGAACATGGCTGACACCAGTTACTCATCAATATGTCTGGTGGGTGGAATGGATCGCCTTTGGTTCCaccaaattattttcttctccGATCCTGCTTCGTTGCTCTGTGGCTCCAAAACCCTACATCCCCACAACTCGCACATTGTGATTCAGCGTCAACATTCATGCATGCCGGAGTTGCCACATCCCGTTACAGAACTTCGTTCAATGGCTGTAGAATCACCACTCACGAGCCATAGTTGCTCATCATTGGATCCATCGTACTCTTCAATGGTAAATTCAAACGTTCTATTGTCCAACTCTCCCTCACTTCCTTCTTGACCAGAGATTGTAGCTCGTCAAAGAGCACGATTCGAACAAGCTGTCTAGCTGGTGTAGACGCTTGGAATACCAATGAATTCAAAAGAGTCAGATCTATGTGACGAAAAAACACATTAGTTACATCGTGTAATCCATAGGTGCGAATTAGACCTTTAAGACAATTAACTTTTGGTTTTCTAACTTAGAGTATTCTTCGTTttggtccctgaactttcaCCGCAATCATTCAACTCCGGCTGGTGTGTTTTGCTTCCACTTGTGTCCTTCTAATCACATCGTGACCAGAAACATGTAACCGGTAGTGACCAACTCATTAATCTCTTCATACTGTTCTTGCCAGGAGGACACCAATAAAAgtgaagaagcagaggaagAAATTAGACCAACGAGGGTGACTAATCTCATTGTGAGCAGAGCACGACGTTCGCATTCCTCGTCGCCATCAACTCACAAGAGGCCCGGAAAGCAATCCTCCGAAGCCAAGAAACTGTACAAATGCATGAGTTGCAGGAACTTCGAGGAGCTGGAAATGAAGGAAGTGAAAGGGTTCATGGACCTGGGCTTCATCTTCGAGAAGGAGCACTTGAGCCCGCGAATGATGAGCATCATCCCCGGCTTACAGAGGCTCGGACAGGACACAAGCATCCGGAAAAACGccaacgaggaggaggagggaaagagagagatcatGAGGCCGTATTTATCAGAAGCGTGGCTCATAAGGAGACCCGATTCGCCTCTGCTGAACTTGAGGGTACCTCGGGTTTATGCGCCTTCCAACATGAAGAAGCGCCTGAGGTTCTGGGCTAGGACAGTTGCTTCTGCGATTCAGCGGGAGTCTTGATCTtgtgaagaagaaaaaccaacaaTTTCACTTATTCACCATCGTTAAGATTAGCATAAATTTATCAGTGCAACTATCATAAGTTTTCCACAGGTTTTGTTGCGACAACAGATGGAACTGTAAAAAGCGGAGATG is a genomic window containing:
- the LOC115731892 gene encoding uncharacterized protein LOC115731892, whose amino-acid sequence is MAVESPLTSHSCSSLDPSYSSMEDTNKSEEAEEEIRPTRVTNLIVSRARRSHSSSPSTHKRPGKQSSEAKKLYKCMSCRNFEELEMKEVKGFMDLGFIFEKEHLSPRMMSIIPGLQRLGQDTSIRKNANEEEEGKREIMRPYLSEAWLIRRPDSPLLNLRVPRVYAPSNMKKRLRFWARTVASAIQRES